In the Acidobacteriota bacterium genome, one interval contains:
- a CDS encoding amidohydrolase family protein, protein MMSSTRGRVPALFVLALFVLLVCVLFPALAVDEPDVPASKWDVSDPPGSWTSVTIDTRETTWSNVDVSPDGRTLVFDMLGDIYTVPLAGGEARPLTSGIPWNFQPRFSPDGSRIAFISDRDGADNVWIMQADGSDPRAVSREKEHLVHNPSWSPDGESIVARKGFTSTRSIPAGEIWLFHVDGGEGLPLVERPDGPQSQKNIAEPAFSPDGRYVYYSQDVTPGRVWQYNKDSTGQIFVIKRLDPATGKSEVVAGGPGGAIRPTPSPDGRYLAFVKRLPGLVSALYLLDLQTGLQRPIYQPMDRDLQEANGSQGNTPAFAWTPDSAGLVFWAGGRIRHLELASGRATVVPIHVRDQRKIRQALRFPVEVAPERFTTRMLRWAQYSPDGRRALFQALGRLWIVDLDSGERRPLCPGKENRFEFYPSFAPDSRRVVFTTWNDAELGAVVVRELDSGRERVLTPRAGHYIEPRFSPDGGRVVFRRITGGHLLSPVGSLEPGIYVAELGGGPPRRLVDHGFDAQFSADGERILFSKVVETTRLALASVDRLGHDERIHLVGKTVTSWRVSPDGRYVAFTEQNRVHVAPFVLTGKPVELGPRSKALPVRRVSQTAGEFLHWSADSRALHWSHDSRLFTRRLADAFAFLAGGRELPEPVAEGRELGFEVETARGRKPVAVVGARIVTFRDADRREEVIEDGVVVIEEGRIAAVGPRAAVRVPGDAWVLDARGMTVIPGLVDVHAHGAMSRSGITPLQNWQQFSNLSLGVTTIHDPSNDTSSIFAAAELQRAGRITGPRVFSTGTILYGAHAPAYHAKIDSLEDALFHVGRLARAGAISVKSYQQPRRDQRQQVIEAGARLGVMVVPEGGAKFQHNLTEIVDGHTGIEHALPLARLYDDVLQLWAASATGYTPTLGVAYGGISGENYWYDRTEVWKDRNLMRLAPRSVIEPRSMRRTRAPDDHYNHILVARQALRLRERGVRVQLGAHGQREGLAAHWELWMLVQGGFSPWQALRAGTIDGARYLGLDGAIGSIEVGKLADLAIIDGDVLADIRQSEKVRWVIQGGRVWESETMNRLYPDPRPREPFFFEKVGGDTIHPDTSLWLETLSRALGWDH, encoded by the coding sequence ATGATGTCCTCGACTCGCGGCCGGGTCCCGGCGCTCTTCGTGTTGGCGCTCTTCGTGTTGCTGGTGTGCGTTCTGTTCCCGGCTCTCGCGGTGGACGAGCCGGATGTCCCGGCATCCAAGTGGGATGTGTCCGATCCTCCGGGATCGTGGACGAGCGTGACCATCGACACGCGTGAGACCACCTGGTCCAACGTGGACGTCAGTCCCGACGGCCGCACCCTGGTCTTCGACATGCTCGGTGACATCTACACCGTGCCCCTGGCCGGCGGCGAGGCCCGGCCGTTGACCTCCGGCATCCCCTGGAACTTTCAGCCGCGTTTCTCCCCCGACGGCTCCCGCATCGCCTTCATCAGCGACCGTGACGGCGCCGACAACGTTTGGATCATGCAGGCGGACGGCAGCGATCCGCGGGCGGTGAGCCGGGAGAAGGAGCACCTGGTCCACAACCCCTCCTGGAGTCCGGACGGCGAGTCCATCGTCGCCCGCAAGGGTTTCACCTCCACCCGCTCGATCCCCGCCGGTGAGATCTGGCTCTTCCACGTGGATGGCGGCGAAGGCCTGCCACTGGTCGAACGTCCCGACGGGCCCCAGAGCCAGAAGAACATCGCCGAGCCGGCCTTCTCGCCCGACGGGCGGTATGTCTACTACTCCCAGGACGTCACGCCGGGCCGGGTGTGGCAGTACAACAAGGACTCCACCGGCCAGATCTTCGTCATCAAGCGTCTCGACCCCGCCACGGGCAAGAGCGAGGTGGTGGCGGGCGGACCCGGTGGCGCGATCCGGCCCACGCCTTCACCCGACGGCCGTTACCTGGCCTTCGTCAAGCGTCTTCCCGGGCTGGTCAGCGCCCTCTACCTGCTCGACCTGCAGACCGGCCTCCAGCGCCCGATCTACCAGCCCATGGACCGGGATCTCCAGGAGGCCAACGGGAGCCAGGGCAACACGCCCGCCTTCGCCTGGACCCCGGACAGTGCCGGCCTGGTGTTCTGGGCCGGTGGCCGGATCCGGCACCTGGAGCTGGCCTCGGGGCGGGCGACGGTGGTGCCCATCCACGTGCGTGACCAGCGCAAGATCCGCCAGGCCCTGCGTTTCCCCGTGGAGGTGGCGCCGGAACGCTTCACGACCCGGATGCTGCGCTGGGCCCAATACTCTCCCGACGGCCGCCGTGCCCTCTTCCAGGCTCTCGGCCGGCTGTGGATCGTGGATCTCGACAGCGGTGAAAGACGACCGCTGTGTCCCGGCAAGGAGAACCGTTTCGAGTTCTATCCCTCCTTCGCTCCCGACTCCAGGCGGGTGGTGTTCACCACCTGGAACGACGCCGAACTGGGCGCCGTGGTGGTGCGAGAGCTGGATTCGGGCCGGGAGCGGGTGCTCACGCCCCGGGCCGGGCACTACATCGAACCCCGTTTCTCCCCCGACGGCGGCCGGGTGGTCTTCCGCCGCATCACCGGCGGGCACCTGCTCTCGCCGGTGGGGTCGCTGGAGCCGGGAATCTACGTGGCCGAGCTGGGGGGCGGTCCGCCCCGGCGCCTGGTCGACCACGGATTCGACGCGCAATTCTCCGCCGATGGGGAGCGGATCCTCTTTTCCAAGGTCGTGGAGACGACCCGCCTGGCCCTGGCCAGTGTCGACCGGCTGGGCCATGACGAACGGATCCATCTCGTCGGCAAGACGGTGACTTCGTGGCGTGTTTCCCCCGACGGCCGCTACGTGGCCTTCACCGAGCAGAACCGGGTGCACGTGGCGCCCTTCGTGCTGACCGGCAAGCCGGTCGAGCTGGGGCCCCGGTCGAAGGCGCTGCCCGTGCGGCGGGTGTCGCAGACGGCCGGGGAGTTCCTCCACTGGTCGGCGGACAGCCGCGCCCTGCACTGGTCCCACGACTCCCGCCTGTTCACCCGTCGCCTGGCCGACGCCTTCGCCTTCCTGGCCGGGGGCCGGGAGCTGCCCGAGCCGGTGGCCGAGGGTCGCGAGTTGGGCTTCGAGGTGGAAACCGCCCGCGGCCGGAAGCCGGTGGCGGTGGTGGGAGCCAGGATCGTGACTTTCCGCGACGCGGACAGGCGGGAAGAGGTGATCGAAGACGGTGTCGTGGTGATCGAAGAGGGGCGGATCGCAGCGGTCGGACCCCGTGCCGCGGTGAGGGTGCCCGGAGATGCCTGGGTGCTCGACGCCCGCGGCATGACCGTGATCCCGGGCCTGGTGGACGTGCACGCCCACGGAGCGATGAGCCGGTCGGGGATCACGCCCCTGCAGAACTGGCAGCAGTTCTCGAACCTCTCGCTGGGAGTGACCACGATCCACGATCCCTCCAACGACACCAGCAGCATCTTCGCGGCGGCCGAACTGCAGCGGGCCGGGCGGATCACCGGGCCCCGCGTCTTTTCGACGGGGACGATTCTCTACGGTGCCCACGCGCCGGCCTATCACGCGAAGATCGATTCCCTCGAGGACGCCCTTTTTCACGTGGGCCGGTTGGCCCGGGCCGGGGCGATCAGCGTCAAGAGCTACCAGCAGCCCCGCCGCGACCAGCGCCAGCAGGTGATCGAAGCCGGGGCGCGCCTCGGGGTGATGGTGGTTCCCGAGGGGGGCGCCAAGTTCCAGCACAATCTGACCGAGATCGTCGACGGTCACACGGGCATCGAGCACGCGCTGCCCCTGGCCCGCCTCTACGACGACGTGCTCCAGCTCTGGGCGGCCTCGGCCACGGGCTACACGCCGACCCTCGGCGTGGCCTACGGCGGCATCTCCGGAGAGAACTACTGGTACGACCGGACCGAGGTGTGGAAGGACCGGAACCTGATGCGCCTGGCTCCCCGCTCGGTGATCGAGCCCCGCTCCATGCGTCGGACCCGGGCGCCGGACGACCACTACAACCACATTCTCGTCGCCCGCCAGGCCTTGCGGCTGCGGGAGAGGGGCGTGCGGGTCCAACTCGGCGCCCACGGGCAGAGGGAGGGCCTGGCGGCCCACTGGGAGCTGTGGATGCTGGTCCAGGGGGGCTTTTCACCCTGGCAGGCGCTGCGTGCCGGCACGATCGACGGGGCCCGCTACCTGGGTCTCGACGGCGCCATCGGCTCGATCGAGGTGGGCAAGCTGGCGGACCTGGCGATCATCGATGGAGACGTCCTGGCCGACATCCGGCAGAGCGAGAAGGTTCGCTGGGTGATCCAGGGCGGCCGGGTCTGGGAGAGCGAGACGATGAACCGTCTCTACCCGGATCCCCGGCCTCGCGAACCCTTCTTTTTCGAGAAGGTCGGCGGCGACACGATTCACCCCGACACCAGCCTTTGGCTGGAGACGCTCTCCCGAGCTCTCGGCTGGGACCACTGA
- a CDS encoding DMT family transporter, producing MGELLSLGAAVVWALAVILFRRSGESLSPFTLNVFRVTVSSLLFLLTLLLTGQSLFAPLPLVDYATLAASGIIAIAISDTLFHHALNRIGAGLTAIVDCLYSPMVVVLAWALIDERLSTARYAGMGLVVLAVFIAARHEPPPGLDGRRLALGVLWGVLAMGTLAFGIVIAKPVLERSPVLWATTVRQLASLLALAPLALTGKRRHQVAAAFRPGPGWRFSLPGTLLGSYAALLLWIGGMKYAQAGAAAVLNQTSTIYTLLFAAIFLGEKLTPRKVAAGALALAGILLVTFG from the coding sequence GTGGGTGAACTGCTTTCCCTGGGCGCGGCGGTCGTCTGGGCGCTGGCGGTGATTCTCTTCCGCCGCTCCGGGGAGAGCCTCTCGCCGTTCACCCTCAATGTCTTCCGGGTGACGGTCTCCAGCCTGCTCTTCCTGCTGACCCTGCTTCTGACCGGCCAAAGCCTGTTCGCTCCCCTGCCCCTGGTGGATTACGCCACCCTCGCCGCCAGCGGGATCATCGCCATCGCGATTTCCGACACCCTCTTCCACCACGCTCTGAACCGGATCGGGGCCGGACTGACCGCCATCGTCGACTGCCTCTACTCACCGATGGTGGTGGTACTGGCCTGGGCTCTGATCGACGAGCGGCTCTCCACCGCTCGCTACGCGGGCATGGGCCTGGTCGTGCTGGCGGTGTTCATCGCCGCCCGCCACGAGCCACCGCCCGGCCTCGACGGCCGCCGCCTGGCCCTGGGGGTGCTGTGGGGCGTGCTGGCCATGGGCACCCTGGCCTTCGGCATCGTCATCGCCAAACCCGTGCTCGAACGCAGCCCGGTGCTCTGGGCCACGACGGTGCGCCAGTTGGCCAGCCTGCTGGCCCTGGCCCCCCTCGCCCTGACCGGAAAAAGGCGCCACCAGGTGGCCGCCGCCTTCCGCCCCGGTCCGGGCTGGCGCTTCAGCCTCCCCGGTACTCTTCTCGGCTCCTACGCGGCCCTGCTGCTGTGGATCGGAGGCATGAAATACGCCCAGGCCGGCGCCGCGGCGGTGCTCAACCAGACCTCGACGATCTACACCCTTCTCTTCGCCGCCATCTTCCTGGGCGAAAAGCTCACGCCGCGCAAGGTCGCCGCCGGAGCGCTGGCCCTCGCCGGCATTCTGCTGGTCACCTTCGGATAG
- the pepF gene encoding oligoendopeptidase F, whose translation MRTPLLALLAALVAVPALAAGPAPGLPPFDPDAAGERSAIPDVYKWDLTALYPSEQALTAAMAALDEKIPSLESCRGQLGDPVTLESCLKLYFELHDGINHATLYANLALATAQSDDHLRGLRQQTLALLDRLNSKAGFLRAEILELDEASLERACAARPGLATFRPYLDNLRRRRNRRLSGEGERLLALAGDNLWAEIDLNEIPSAHEKTFGALLADIPWPTVHDEQGRPVQLTLANYPRYRASSSRQVRREAVTAFLGTLRQYQHALAGTLAGQYAFSVFLARARGYDTALEAYLDKDALEPRVYKNLIATVGAHLAPLHRYVRLRKKLLGLDTIHLYDLYVPLLAGTRTRVPFPQARETIIEALAPLGEAYLDVLREGTDPRNGWIDLYPSRDKQSGAFSASAYGTHPYVLMNDQNSVDDMFTLAHEFGHALHSHLAMTHQPYSSFRYAPFLAEIASTCNEALLGDYLIAHAKDRREKAALLVERLEGIRTTIYRQALFAEFEWRVHRLVEQGAPVTATRLEQVYRGLVERYYGPDYRLDPDDGMEWAYIPHFYYKYYVFTYATGLSSGIALARHIVEGGESAADDYLAMLKGGSSAPPLDLLRRAGVDLTTPAPVVAALESFEDAMDELEALLAADD comes from the coding sequence ATGCGTACGCCCCTGCTTGCCCTGTTGGCCGCACTGGTCGCGGTGCCGGCGCTCGCCGCCGGGCCTGCCCCCGGGCTTCCCCCTTTCGACCCCGACGCCGCCGGCGAGCGCAGCGCGATTCCCGATGTCTACAAGTGGGACCTCACGGCGCTCTACCCTTCCGAACAGGCCCTGACCGCCGCCATGGCGGCCCTGGACGAAAAAATCCCCAGCTTGGAATCCTGCCGGGGCCAACTGGGCGACCCCGTCACCCTGGAAAGCTGTCTGAAGCTCTACTTCGAACTGCATGACGGCATCAACCACGCCACGCTCTACGCCAACCTGGCCTTGGCCACGGCCCAGTCCGACGACCATCTGCGGGGGCTGCGGCAGCAGACCCTGGCCCTGCTCGACCGGCTGAACTCGAAGGCCGGCTTTCTGAGGGCGGAAATACTCGAGCTCGACGAGGCGAGCCTCGAGCGGGCCTGCGCCGCCCGCCCGGGGCTGGCGACCTTCCGTCCCTACCTCGACAATCTCCGGCGCCGGCGCAACCGTCGGCTCTCCGGGGAAGGCGAGCGCTTGCTGGCCCTGGCGGGGGACAACCTCTGGGCCGAGATCGACCTCAACGAGATCCCGTCAGCCCATGAGAAGACCTTCGGCGCCCTGCTGGCCGACATTCCCTGGCCGACAGTCCACGACGAACAGGGCCGACCGGTGCAACTCACCCTGGCCAACTACCCCCGCTATCGCGCCTCTTCCTCGCGCCAGGTCCGCCGGGAAGCCGTGACGGCCTTCCTCGGCACCCTGCGCCAGTACCAGCACGCCCTGGCGGGAACCCTGGCCGGACAGTACGCCTTCAGCGTCTTCCTCGCCCGGGCCCGGGGCTACGACACCGCTCTCGAAGCCTACCTGGACAAGGACGCGCTCGAGCCCCGGGTCTACAAAAACCTGATCGCCACGGTGGGCGCGCACCTGGCGCCCCTGCACCGTTACGTACGACTGCGGAAGAAGCTGCTGGGCCTGGACACGATCCACCTCTACGACCTCTACGTGCCCTTGCTCGCCGGCACCAGGACCCGGGTCCCCTTTCCCCAGGCCCGGGAAACCATCATCGAGGCCCTCGCGCCTCTCGGCGAAGCCTACCTGGACGTCCTCCGGGAAGGGACCGATCCGCGCAACGGCTGGATCGATCTCTACCCGAGCCGCGACAAGCAGTCCGGGGCTTTTTCGGCCAGCGCCTACGGCACCCATCCCTACGTGCTGATGAATGACCAGAACAGCGTGGACGACATGTTCACCCTGGCCCACGAATTCGGCCACGCCTTGCACAGCCACCTGGCCATGACCCACCAGCCCTATTCCAGCTTCCGCTATGCGCCCTTCCTGGCGGAGATCGCTTCGACCTGCAACGAGGCGCTGCTGGGGGACTACCTGATCGCCCACGCGAAGGACCGCCGGGAGAAGGCGGCGCTGCTGGTCGAGCGCCTGGAGGGCATCCGCACGACGATCTACCGCCAGGCCCTGTTCGCCGAATTCGAGTGGCGGGTCCATCGCCTGGTGGAACAGGGCGCACCGGTCACGGCCACACGGCTCGAGCAGGTCTACCGCGGCCTGGTCGAGCGCTACTACGGCCCGGACTACCGGCTCGACCCGGACGACGGCATGGAGTGGGCCTACATCCCCCACTTCTACTACAAGTACTACGTCTTCACCTACGCCACCGGGCTCTCCAGCGGCATCGCCCTGGCCCGCCACATCGTCGAGGGCGGCGAGAGCGCCGCTGACGATTACCTGGCCATGCTCAAGGGTGGCTCGTCGGCCCCGCCCCTCGATCTGCTGCGCCGAGCCGGCGTGGACCTGACCACTCCAGCCCCGGTGGTAGCCGCCCTCGAGTCCTTCGAAGACGCGATGGACGAGTTGGAGGCCTTGCTGGCCGCGGACGATTGA
- a CDS encoding metal-dependent phosphohydrolase: MSREEAWELLCAWTPGEALRRHARSVEIVMRAAAQTYGPGPEVADTWGLAGLLHDADYEQWPDEHPRRIVAWLRERGEEEMAHAISAHYTQWGVSYDTLLDKALLACDELTGFVGACCLVRPGGIDRIPVKSVMKKLKDKAFAAKVDRAEIRAGAEMLGVDLREHVGFVIEALKPHGEELGLTGPGSR, encoded by the coding sequence CTGAGCCGTGAGGAAGCCTGGGAACTGCTCTGCGCCTGGACGCCGGGAGAAGCTCTTCGCCGCCACGCCCGCTCCGTGGAGATCGTCATGCGCGCCGCGGCGCAAACCTACGGACCGGGACCGGAGGTCGCCGACACCTGGGGGCTGGCGGGACTGCTCCACGACGCCGACTACGAGCAATGGCCCGACGAGCACCCGCGGCGCATCGTGGCCTGGCTCCGCGAGCGGGGCGAGGAAGAGATGGCCCACGCCATCAGCGCCCACTACACCCAGTGGGGCGTCTCCTACGACACGCTGCTGGACAAGGCCCTGCTGGCCTGCGACGAGCTGACAGGATTCGTCGGCGCCTGCTGCCTGGTCCGGCCGGGAGGCATCGACCGGATCCCCGTCAAGAGCGTGATGAAGAAACTCAAGGACAAGGCCTTCGCCGCGAAGGTGGACCGCGCCGAAATCCGGGCCGGTGCCGAGATGCTCGGCGTCGACCTGCGCGAACACGTGGGCTTCGTGATCGAGGCCCTCAAACCCCATGGTGAGGAACTGGGCCTGACCGGCCCCGGCTCCCGATGA
- a CDS encoding ATP-binding protein, with amino-acid sequence MSVLAFSSLARRSGGGVGPVRVWAVRLCLLALPGIGAGVQPAWAQHYQVRTYSVEDGLPSPIVYDLLQDPAGRIWFATRGGVASFDGTEWRAYGVAEGLASTAQGKLALDGRGGVWSAGGTLPWRVAFFDGERWHALPAAGSHARGGGRVVGLRVRHGVDGAQVLLALGNGLLLRWNGRRWERGGLGEGETRIHDVLFRRGRAFYATSNGLLQQAVFAGVEAARPVAGAPREVLLAVEADPAGGLWLVGQDWVGRLDEGRFEIKVRGLELGTREARAQVAAVADDRGGIYVADLHRLHYVSADGEVETFSESSGLTTGGASSLLIDREGLLWVGSLRGVSKLVSRRFANFNSSEGLLADEVTSILPLPGGEVLLGHMGGLTYWPSGRKVVLGRFGIDGRVLDLALADDGAVLAAANWFGLVRIAGEDFRRLELGKGDEAVVAVESAGDGWFWVATSRGLARWKRGRNLQRIELGGADLRVRALHRGPSGLWVMTTGKGLYLVRQGAPRRHWADPADSGGNSVFCVLDQGGGDALVGTAGGLYRTGAAELEAAPLAGRTIERPVYLLLEDTNSGLWIGTDSGCFRFHHGRLQRFGNNDGVIGGEANRTAGWADSGGRVWIGTDRGLSIYRPELDSTRRTPPLLDLLQAEAGGRSWSLPADRTIRLEQAARALVFRFRAVSFLDERKVRFRTWLEGFDPDWLPARSIPRQELIYTFLPPGSYRLHVQAIAADGTPSEERVSPLIVIRPPFWSRPLFIVGGIVFGALFLVGLVSLVQQRRYNLQMEREVQRRTEDLATSREALKREKERLAATLTAITDGVLVVNTEGLIALANPAAGHTLDCPAAELVGRPAPRWLVEGEASPVEFVGPDGKRRLVERSITPLRLGSGSGLSARVVAFRDVTERARTEQELIRTQKLESLGLLAGGIAHDFNNLLTVILGNLSVLRQEVGDARLAEGIADAERACRVARELTDQLLTFSKGGQPLREPVRLDALVREIMPLALSGSRVRGEVEVDPALPLVEVNRGQVDQVLSNLLINAVQATCAADDGSGAPAVIVRLRHTVDEPLSPGPGPWVLLEVEDRGVGIRREDLPRIFDPYCSTKPGGHGLGLAVAHSIVRRHGGYLQVDSVLGRGSVFRVWLPASQAVGRSAEPDASLPATDRLRILVMDDEAAIRRILAQMLERLGHQVETVPDGAALVETYQRTWSGAGAFDVVITDLTVPSGMGGREAAARLRRFDPDARIVVASGFSSDPVLGHFEEYGFDAALEKPFDLAGLKRILGRVLERRPLRRRDGGGDPTEGASGSSPDAPSTG; translated from the coding sequence GTGAGCGTTCTTGCGTTCTCGAGTCTTGCGCGCCGGTCGGGGGGCGGGGTCGGTCCCGTTCGGGTCTGGGCCGTGCGGCTCTGTCTGCTCGCCCTGCCGGGAATCGGTGCCGGTGTTCAGCCGGCGTGGGCCCAGCATTACCAGGTGCGGACCTACTCCGTCGAGGACGGGTTGCCCAGCCCCATCGTCTACGACCTGCTCCAGGATCCGGCGGGGCGCATCTGGTTCGCCACCCGGGGCGGCGTAGCCAGCTTCGACGGTACCGAGTGGCGGGCCTACGGCGTGGCCGAGGGCCTCGCCTCGACCGCGCAGGGCAAGCTGGCCCTCGACGGGCGGGGTGGCGTCTGGTCGGCGGGGGGAACACTGCCGTGGAGAGTCGCCTTTTTCGACGGTGAGCGCTGGCATGCGCTGCCCGCCGCCGGCTCCCACGCGAGAGGAGGGGGGCGCGTGGTGGGTCTGCGGGTCCGGCACGGCGTCGATGGGGCACAGGTCCTGTTGGCCCTGGGCAACGGGCTCCTGTTGCGCTGGAATGGTCGTCGCTGGGAGCGAGGCGGGTTGGGAGAAGGCGAAACCCGGATCCACGACGTGCTCTTTCGCCGGGGCCGAGCGTTCTATGCCACCTCCAACGGCCTCCTCCAGCAGGCGGTCTTCGCAGGGGTGGAGGCCGCGCGGCCCGTGGCCGGCGCGCCGAGGGAAGTTCTGCTCGCGGTGGAGGCGGATCCGGCGGGAGGGCTGTGGCTGGTCGGCCAGGATTGGGTCGGGCGACTCGATGAAGGCCGTTTCGAGATCAAGGTCCGCGGCCTGGAACTGGGAACCCGGGAAGCCCGTGCGCAGGTGGCCGCCGTCGCCGACGACCGGGGAGGGATCTACGTCGCCGATCTCCATCGCCTGCACTATGTCTCGGCGGATGGAGAGGTGGAGACATTCAGCGAATCCTCCGGGCTGACCACCGGCGGGGCGTCGAGCCTGCTGATCGACCGGGAGGGCCTGCTCTGGGTCGGAAGCCTGCGAGGCGTGAGCAAGCTCGTCTCGCGGCGTTTCGCCAACTTCAACAGTTCCGAAGGGCTGCTGGCCGACGAGGTGACGTCGATCCTCCCGCTTCCCGGCGGGGAAGTGCTCCTCGGGCACATGGGTGGCCTGACCTACTGGCCGTCGGGACGAAAGGTCGTTCTGGGACGGTTCGGGATCGATGGCCGCGTGCTCGACCTGGCCCTCGCGGATGACGGGGCGGTGCTGGCTGCCGCGAACTGGTTCGGCCTGGTGCGGATCGCGGGTGAGGATTTTCGGCGGCTGGAACTGGGGAAGGGCGACGAGGCGGTGGTCGCTGTCGAGTCGGCGGGCGATGGGTGGTTCTGGGTCGCCACGTCACGGGGGCTGGCCCGGTGGAAGCGTGGCCGGAATCTCCAGCGTATCGAGTTGGGGGGGGCTGACCTGCGGGTGCGCGCCCTGCACCGGGGTCCCAGCGGCTTGTGGGTGATGACCACGGGAAAAGGGCTCTACCTGGTCCGCCAGGGGGCTCCCCGGCGGCACTGGGCGGATCCCGCGGACAGCGGCGGGAACTCCGTCTTCTGTGTGCTGGACCAGGGAGGCGGTGACGCGCTGGTGGGCACGGCGGGCGGGCTGTACCGGACCGGGGCCGCGGAACTCGAAGCGGCTCCTCTTGCCGGTCGGACGATCGAGCGACCGGTGTACCTGTTGCTGGAAGACACGAACTCCGGTTTGTGGATCGGTACCGACAGCGGCTGTTTCCGGTTCCACCACGGCCGCCTCCAGCGTTTCGGCAACAACGACGGCGTGATCGGAGGCGAGGCGAATCGCACGGCGGGTTGGGCCGATTCGGGCGGGCGGGTCTGGATCGGGACGGATCGCGGCCTTTCGATCTACCGCCCCGAATTGGATTCGACGCGGCGGACTCCGCCGCTGCTGGATCTTCTCCAGGCCGAGGCCGGCGGCCGGAGCTGGTCCCTGCCGGCAGATCGGACGATCCGCCTCGAGCAGGCGGCGCGAGCACTGGTCTTCCGCTTTCGCGCGGTGTCCTTTCTCGACGAGCGCAAGGTCAGGTTTCGTACCTGGCTCGAGGGCTTCGATCCGGACTGGCTGCCGGCCCGTTCGATTCCACGTCAGGAACTGATCTATACCTTCCTGCCACCGGGGAGTTATCGCCTCCACGTGCAGGCCATCGCCGCGGACGGGACTCCCAGTGAAGAGCGGGTTTCACCGTTGATCGTCATCCGCCCGCCGTTCTGGAGCCGGCCGTTGTTCATCGTCGGCGGGATCGTTTTCGGGGCGCTCTTTCTCGTCGGACTCGTCAGCCTCGTACAACAGCGCCGCTACAACCTGCAGATGGAGCGGGAGGTGCAGCGCAGGACGGAAGACCTGGCGACTTCGCGGGAGGCGCTCAAGCGGGAAAAAGAGCGTCTGGCAGCGACCCTGACGGCGATCACCGACGGGGTGCTCGTGGTCAATACGGAAGGTCTGATCGCCCTGGCCAATCCCGCGGCGGGACACACCCTCGACTGTCCCGCGGCCGAACTGGTGGGCCGGCCGGCGCCGCGCTGGTTGGTGGAAGGGGAGGCGAGTCCGGTGGAGTTCGTCGGCCCTGACGGCAAGCGTCGCCTGGTGGAACGTTCCATCACGCCGCTGAGGCTCGGATCGGGGTCGGGGCTGTCGGCCCGGGTGGTCGCCTTCCGGGACGTGACCGAGCGGGCGCGTACCGAACAGGAGTTGATCCGGACCCAGAAACTCGAGAGCCTCGGCCTTTTGGCGGGAGGCATCGCTCACGACTTCAACAACCTGCTGACGGTGATCCTCGGGAATCTCAGCGTTCTCCGGCAAGAGGTGGGAGATGCCCGGCTGGCCGAGGGGATTGCCGACGCGGAGCGTGCTTGCCGCGTCGCTCGCGAGTTGACGGATCAGCTGCTGACCTTCTCCAAGGGGGGGCAGCCCCTCAGGGAGCCGGTTCGTCTCGACGCGTTGGTCCGCGAAATCATGCCCCTGGCCCTGTCGGGGTCGAGGGTGCGGGGCGAGGTCGAGGTGGACCCCGCTCTGCCCCTGGTGGAAGTCAATCGGGGGCAGGTGGACCAGGTGCTGAGCAACCTGCTGATCAACGCCGTCCAGGCGACTTGTGCCGCCGACGATGGTTCGGGGGCCCCCGCCGTGATCGTGCGCCTGCGCCACACGGTGGACGAACCCCTTTCGCCGGGGCCGGGCCCATGGGTCTTGCTCGAGGTCGAGGACCGGGGCGTGGGCATCCGGCGCGAAGATCTGCCGCGGATTTTCGATCCCTACTGTTCCACCAAGCCGGGGGGCCATGGCCTGGGTCTGGCTGTGGCCCATTCCATCGTGCGGCGGCATGGGGGCTACCTCCAGGTGGACAGCGTGCTCGGCCGGGGCAGTGTGTTCCGGGTGTGGCTTCCCGCATCCCAGGCGGTCGGTCGATCCGCTGAGCCCGATGCCTCCCTCCCGGCCACCGATCGCCTGCGGATCCTGGTGATGGACGACGAAGCGGCGATTCGCCGTATCCTGGCCCAGATGCTCGAGCGTCTCGGTCACCAGGTCGAGACCGTGCCCGACGGGGCGGCCCTGGTCGAGACCTACCAGCGGACATGGAGCGGTGCCGGCGCCTTCGACGTGGTGATCACGGATTTGACAGTCCCCTCGGGAATGGGTGGGCGAGAGGCGGCTGCCCGATTGCGGCGGTTCGACCCCGACGCGCGGATCGTCGTCGCCAGTGGTTTTTCCTCCGACCCGGTACTCGGCCACTTCGAGGAGTACGGCTTCGACGCCGCCCTCGAGAAGCCGTTCGATCTGGCCGGCCTGAAACGCATCCTGGGCCGTGTGCTCGAACGCCGTCCGCTCAGGCGGCGGGACGGGGGCGGCGATCCGACCGAAGGGGCGAGCGGCTCGAGTCCCGACGCGCCGTCGACGGGGTGA